CTTGTTCCATCATCAAATTATTACAGCATGAAAAACAAGACAAAATCGTTCGGtgattgattattttgtaatgCCACAAGCGTGAACTTGTAGCAAGAAGAAAACAAGAAAAGGAaactgaagttttgaaaaaaggcctTATAGCAGTAAGGCCCTTATTCGTTGTACGTATTTGTTTACAATCTGAAACACGTGGTGATAACGCAGTGATGATATCAATCAACTTGTCATCttgttcaaattaatttttcttttcttttataaaattttaattgaattgtGAATTCCATGGAGAATAATTTGATCGTGGAATAAATTTTAGGTAAGATGGTGATCTCCACGCATGCTCGTCTTCACGTCTTGTTGCGTTTAATACGCATGTTCCACACAtaagaaacatttttgattcagtaatgtatttttggcctttaaaaaaatgaccaatttggAGTTTCGGAATTCACAGCTATAGCATTTTCAATGcatgaaaaagtaaaactatTCGTATCTCAGGTACTGTATAATTAATCACATTCCATACTTCtttcatgattcaaaatttgatattatttcctTTCGTAGGTGTTGATCAGTTTGGGCTACTGAGGAAAGCccttcagtttttcaaaatgttcttgTTGTTCGCGATTCTGAGCTGGAGTGCTCTTACTTCGGCCGAAATTGAAGTTTCGGAAGTAAATATTACTAGAGGACAAGTATTCGTTTATGACCTATCGAAACTCGTCAAAAATGGTAACTTCTAAACGTCTGAAAACCTAAACGTAGGTACTAATGTATTCCTTTTCTTATTGTACttacagatttttctttttttaaattagaattacAAGAAGGATACCATTTTACATTATCGGTCCCTGATGGTCCGGATTTACCATCGTGGGTGTTTACAAAAACCGACTGCAAATTGAGGAAAGCATATTTATTTGGTGCTCCACCCATTGATTCGGTTATTTCAAAGTTGGAAGTAAGCGTTtcatttcgaaatgaaattttataaatttcaagtgtactatttgttgttttttgttggCAGATACGAATCTGTATAACTACTTTTcctaaatttaaaacaatttccacCATTGTGATATTGAACATCGTTGAACCCAGTGGTAATTATTGAAAGATGGATTATTATATTCGTATCGTTTTAGTTGTGAAAGCGATTTGTGCTTTTTCAGATGATATAATGTACGAAATTCGTATACGAATAAGTAACTCAAACATTATGCAGATGCTCGAAACGAATCGATCGAAAGAATTaatggaaatatttgaaaattatttctggGAGCAGACCAAAGGCAAATTGTATTTGACGTTTTTAGCAGCCTCTGAAGATTTAGGCTTCAGATTACCAACGAGTCCCAGTGAAACTGCAGGGTAAATAAAGTAATCGATTTTACTGCAGTTGGAATGTGATCttggatttattttttgtgagTGTGTGTGTTTATTTTTGCAGCGTTGTACTGCATTTGGGAAGTGCTaggaatttttctcaatctttGATAGATTTACAGAATGAAACCATGCCTTTGTCGAAACACTGTCCCGAGGATTTTTATAAACGAGTAACCGTTGAACGATTCTTTCGACCAAAGAATTTCGTCGTTGATTGGTGCTTCTTTAAACTGGTAAATTCTTAATAGCGTTTCCATAACTGGGCCATTTGCGTATTGTTTTTATCATTgaatcgttgttttttttttcaggtagaTTACAACGAATGTCAATTGATGTCTTTGAACGAAAGACAACCCAAATGCAATTTCGTACCTTATAATTTCACTAGTGATTTACTCAGTAATGATATTGAAATATTGACAGAGAAGGCAAAATTACCTAGTTCGGAAATGCTCGAGATATTCGTAGTTGTGGTGTTCATCCCATCGATATTGGTGACGATTTCACTTCTAGCTTGGCTGGTTTCTTTCATGTGTCTTCATCACGGTAAATTGTAAGTACACATGCACATTCGAAAATATGTCAAATCTTTGTTTAGCATCATCCGAAGTTCTCGATTTGAAACACATATATTCGTTTGTGAGC
The sequence above is a segment of the Planococcus citri chromosome 3, ihPlaCitr1.1, whole genome shotgun sequence genome. Coding sequences within it:
- the LOC135840497 gene encoding uncharacterized protein LOC135840497 isoform X1, whose product is MFLLFAILSWSALTSAEIEVSEVNITRGQVFVYDLSKLVKNELQEGYHFTLSVPDGPDLPSWVFTKTDCKLRKAYLFGAPPIDSVISKLEIRICITTFPKFKTISTIVILNIVEPSDDIMYEIRIRISNSNIMQMLETNRSKELMEIFENYFWEQTKGKLYLTFLAASEDLGFRLPTSPSETAGVVLHLGSARNFSQSLIDLQNETMPLSKHCPEDFYKRVTVERFFRPKNFVVDWCFFKLVDYNECQLMSLNERQPKCNFVPYNFTSDLLSNDIEILTEKAKLPSSEMLEIFVVVVFIPSILVTISLLAWLVSFMCLHHGKLYDPYSDDYFDTVFYICEDCGSLPKDEECSFDEDFNKMGPSYDLI
- the LOC135840497 gene encoding uncharacterized protein LOC135840497 isoform X2 produces the protein MFLLFAILSWSALTSAEIEVSEVNITRGQVFVYDLSKLVKNELQEGYHFTLSVPDGPDLPSWVFTKTDCKLRKAYLFGAPPIDSVISKLEIRICITTFPKFKTISTIVILNIVEPSDDIMYEIRIRISNSNIMQMLETNRSKELMEIFENYFWEQTKGKLYLTFLAASEDLGFRLPTSPSETAGVVLHLGSARNFSQSLIDLQNETMPLSKHCPEDFYKRVTVERFFRPKNFVVDWCFFKLVDYNECQLMSLNERQPKCNFVPYNFTSDLLSNDIEILTEKAKLPSSEMLEIFVVVVFIPSILVTISLLAWLVSFMCLHHGKFLPKDEECSFDEDFNKMGPSYDLI